One Epidermidibacterium keratini DNA segment encodes these proteins:
- the ffh gene encoding signal recognition particle protein, with protein MFDTLSDRLEGVFAGLRSKGRLTDADIDATAREIRIALLEADVALPVVKAFISGMKERSKGAAVSQALNPAQQVIKIVNDELVDILGGETRRLRFAKTAPTVIMLAGLQGAGKTTLAGKLSKWLKGQGHSPMLVASDLQRPNAVTQLQVVGQQAGVEVYAPEPGNGVGDPVAVARESIDVARRKMHDVVIVDTAGRLGVDADMMQQAIDIREAVQPDEVLFVIDAMIGQDAITTAEAFRDGVGFTGVVLSKLDGDARGGAALSVRHVTGQPIMFASTGEKLDDFDVFHPERMASRILGMGDMLTLIEQAQQTFDEEEAERMAEKVASGNKFTLDDFLEQMMAVRRMGPLTNLLGMLPGAGQIKDQIAGIDEKDLDRTQAIIRGMTPAERQDPKMINGSRRSRIARGSGVTVTEVNNLVTRFFEARKMMAQMTGNMGFGKPGRGASGASNISRKSRNAKKNKSGKKNNKKTQARPNRPAGMPGMPGMPGGMPGMPPGAMPDGQMPDLGALGGGKMPKIPGMPDLSKLNLPKE; from the coding sequence GTGTTTGACACGCTGTCCGATCGGTTGGAGGGCGTCTTCGCCGGCCTGCGCAGCAAGGGCCGGCTGACCGACGCCGACATCGACGCCACCGCCCGCGAGATCCGGATCGCACTGCTTGAGGCCGACGTAGCGCTGCCGGTGGTGAAGGCCTTCATCAGCGGGATGAAGGAGCGCTCGAAGGGCGCCGCGGTCTCGCAGGCGCTGAACCCGGCGCAGCAGGTCATCAAGATCGTCAACGACGAGCTGGTCGACATCCTCGGCGGCGAGACCAGGCGGCTGCGCTTTGCCAAGACCGCGCCGACGGTCATCATGCTCGCCGGTCTGCAGGGCGCCGGTAAGACCACGCTCGCCGGCAAGCTCTCCAAATGGCTCAAGGGCCAGGGCCACTCGCCGATGCTGGTGGCCTCTGACCTGCAGCGGCCCAATGCGGTCACCCAGCTGCAGGTCGTCGGGCAGCAGGCCGGCGTCGAGGTATACGCCCCGGAGCCCGGCAACGGCGTCGGCGACCCGGTCGCCGTCGCGCGCGAGTCCATCGACGTCGCGCGCCGCAAGATGCATGACGTGGTCATTGTCGACACCGCCGGACGGCTCGGTGTCGATGCCGACATGATGCAGCAGGCGATCGACATCCGCGAGGCGGTGCAGCCCGACGAGGTGCTGTTCGTCATCGACGCGATGATCGGCCAGGACGCGATCACCACGGCCGAGGCGTTCCGCGACGGCGTGGGCTTCACCGGCGTCGTACTGTCCAAGCTCGACGGCGACGCCCGCGGTGGTGCGGCGCTGTCCGTGCGGCACGTGACCGGCCAGCCGATCATGTTTGCCTCGACCGGTGAGAAGCTCGACGACTTCGACGTCTTCCACCCCGAGCGCATGGCCTCGCGCATCCTCGGCATGGGTGACATGCTCACGCTGATCGAGCAGGCGCAGCAGACGTTCGACGAAGAAGAAGCCGAGCGGATGGCCGAGAAGGTCGCCTCCGGCAACAAGTTCACCCTCGATGACTTCCTCGAGCAGATGATGGCCGTGCGCCGGATGGGCCCGCTCACCAATCTGCTCGGCATGCTGCCCGGAGCCGGGCAGATCAAGGACCAGATCGCCGGCATCGACGAGAAGGACCTCGACCGCACGCAGGCGATCATCCGCGGCATGACGCCGGCCGAACGCCAGGATCCGAAGATGATCAACGGCTCACGCCGCTCGCGCATTGCCCGCGGCTCCGGCGTGACGGTTACCGAGGTCAACAACCTCGTGACCCGGTTCTTCGAGGCTCGCAAGATGATGGCTCAGATGACCGGCAACATGGGCTTCGGCAAGCCCGGCCGCGGTGCGAGCGGCGCCAGCAACATCAGCCGCAAGAGCCGCAACGCGAAGAAGAACAAGTCGGGCAAGAAAAACAACAAGAAGACGCAGGCGCGTCCGAACCGCCCCGCCGGGATGCCGGGCATGCCCGGGATGCCAGGTGGAATGCCGGGCATGCCGCCAGGCGCGATGCCCGATGGCCAGATGCCGGATCTTGGCGCGCTGGGTGGCGGCAAGATGCCCAAGATCCCAGGTATGCCTGACTTGTCCAAGCTCAACCTCCCCAAGGAGTAG
- a CDS encoding amidohydrolase family protein: protein MTALRFRGVVLPGDVETDLYVSDGRISFEPVAGADTALSHGWIVPGLIDAHCHVGLDEHGFAPADDHDAYRNHARIDRDAGVTTLRDCGSIVDTRWMEDEPDLPEVIRAGSHIAQDKRYVKGMYVHTEPADLADEVERQALRGDGWVKLVGDWIDRGRGDLAPLWELDELSAAMERAHAVGARVTAHTFSEEALPDLIASGIDCIEHGTGLTDDVIAAMLEHGTALVPTVINIHNFPTFAAAGEKFPAYAAHMMALFEQHPARLRAAYEAGVAMYAGTDAGGSIRHGRIADEVMALAGIGLSAEDALGAASWRAREWLGRDSLSEGARADFVCYDSNPLDDLSVLETPSCVVLGGEVYSR, encoded by the coding sequence ATGACCGCACTGCGATTTCGCGGCGTCGTACTGCCGGGTGACGTCGAGACCGATCTCTACGTGAGTGATGGCCGGATCAGCTTCGAGCCCGTCGCGGGGGCTGACACGGCGCTCTCGCACGGCTGGATCGTGCCTGGCCTGATCGACGCGCACTGTCATGTCGGGTTGGACGAGCACGGGTTTGCCCCCGCCGATGACCACGACGCCTACCGCAACCATGCGCGGATCGACCGTGACGCCGGTGTCACGACCTTGCGCGACTGCGGCAGCATCGTCGACACCCGGTGGATGGAAGACGAGCCCGACCTACCCGAGGTGATCCGCGCCGGATCGCATATCGCTCAAGACAAGCGATATGTCAAGGGAATGTATGTGCACACCGAGCCGGCAGATCTCGCCGACGAGGTCGAGCGGCAGGCGCTACGCGGTGATGGCTGGGTCAAGCTCGTCGGTGACTGGATCGACCGTGGGCGCGGCGATCTAGCCCCGCTGTGGGAGCTTGACGAGCTGAGCGCGGCGATGGAGCGAGCACATGCGGTGGGCGCTCGCGTCACGGCCCACACCTTCTCCGAAGAAGCACTGCCGGACCTGATCGCATCGGGCATCGACTGCATCGAGCACGGCACCGGGCTCACCGACGATGTCATCGCGGCGATGCTTGAGCACGGTACGGCGCTCGTGCCCACCGTCATCAACATCCACAACTTCCCGACTTTTGCTGCAGCAGGGGAGAAGTTCCCGGCGTACGCCGCCCACATGATGGCGTTGTTCGAGCAGCACCCGGCCCGGTTGCGTGCGGCGTACGAGGCGGGAGTGGCGATGTATGCCGGGACCGACGCCGGCGGCAGTATTCGTCACGGACGGATTGCCGATGAGGTCATGGCCCTTGCGGGGATCGGGCTGTCGGCCGAAGACGCTCTCGGCGCCGCATCGTGGCGGGCGCGTGAGTGGCTCGGTCGAGATAGCCTCAGTGAAGGCGCGCGGGCTGACTTTGTCTGCTACGACAGCAATCCGCTCGACGATCTCTCGGTGCTGGAGACCCCGTCGTGCGTCGTACTCGGCGGCGAGGTCTACTCGCGCTGA
- the proS gene encoding proline--tRNA ligase — protein MAKSVLTPQAADFPRWYQDVVAKAEMADNGPVRGTMVIRPYGYSIWERMQREMDDRIKAAGAKNAYFPLFIPESYLTREAEHVEGFSPELAVVTHAGGKDLEEPVVVRPTSETVIGEFMAKWINSYRDLPLLLNQWANVVRWELRPRVFLRTSEFLWQEGHTAHATKKDAAEYAARIHRDAYEDFMVNILAMPVIRGRKTKAERFAGAINTLALEAMMRDGKALQMGTSHELGQNFANAFGIKYLSAEGQQETCWTASWGTSTRMIGGLIMTHGDDNGLRIPPPLAPIQALVMVVKDGDGVSEAARTLTDELLAAGVRAELDDRTDTAFGRRAVDAELKGIPIRIEVGPRDIAEGKVTLARRIAGGKEPVALGEATALVQRALDDDHQALYDEALAFRDAKTVDVTTIDEAREAAQTGFARIPWATLGVEGEKKLAEAAITVRCLVRPDGEIPESDDEEGAIAVVARAY, from the coding sequence ATGGCAAAAAGCGTTCTGACTCCGCAGGCTGCGGACTTTCCCCGCTGGTACCAGGATGTGGTCGCGAAGGCCGAGATGGCCGACAACGGCCCGGTCCGCGGCACGATGGTGATCCGGCCCTACGGCTACTCCATCTGGGAGCGCATGCAGCGTGAGATGGACGATCGCATCAAGGCCGCCGGCGCCAAGAACGCCTACTTCCCGCTCTTCATCCCCGAGTCCTACCTCACCCGCGAAGCCGAGCACGTCGAAGGCTTTAGCCCCGAGCTCGCGGTCGTCACGCACGCCGGCGGGAAGGATCTCGAGGAGCCGGTCGTCGTACGCCCGACCTCCGAGACCGTCATCGGCGAGTTCATGGCGAAGTGGATCAACTCCTACCGCGATCTGCCGCTGCTGCTCAACCAGTGGGCCAACGTCGTGCGCTGGGAGCTGCGCCCCCGAGTTTTCTTGCGTACCAGTGAGTTTTTGTGGCAGGAAGGCCACACCGCGCACGCGACAAAGAAGGACGCTGCCGAGTACGCCGCCCGCATTCACCGCGACGCCTATGAAGACTTCATGGTCAACATCCTTGCTATGCCGGTGATCCGCGGCCGCAAGACGAAGGCCGAGCGGTTTGCCGGAGCGATCAACACGCTCGCGCTGGAGGCGATGATGCGTGACGGCAAGGCGCTGCAGATGGGCACCTCGCACGAGCTCGGTCAGAATTTCGCCAACGCGTTTGGGATCAAGTACCTGTCGGCCGAAGGCCAGCAGGAGACGTGCTGGACCGCGTCGTGGGGCACGTCGACCCGGATGATCGGCGGGCTCATCATGACGCACGGTGATGACAACGGCCTGCGGATCCCGCCGCCCCTTGCCCCGATCCAGGCGCTTGTCATGGTCGTCAAGGACGGCGACGGCGTAAGCGAGGCGGCTCGCACTCTCACCGACGAGCTGCTCGCGGCCGGCGTACGCGCCGAGCTCGACGACCGCACCGACACCGCGTTCGGTCGCCGCGCCGTCGATGCCGAGCTCAAGGGGATTCCGATCCGGATCGAGGTCGGCCCGCGCGACATCGCCGAGGGCAAGGTGACGCTCGCTCGCCGAATTGCCGGCGGCAAGGAGCCGGTCGCGCTCGGTGAGGCGACGGCGCTCGTGCAGCGCGCGCTCGATGACGACCATCAGGCGTTGTATGACGAGGCGCTGGCCTTCCGCGACGCTAAGACCGTCGACGTGACGACGATCGACGAGGCGCGCGAGGCAGCGCAGACCGGCTTCGCGCGCATCCCGTGGGCAACCCTCGGTGTCGAAGGCGAGAAGAAGCTCGCCGAGGCCGCGATCACGGTGCGGTGCCTGGTGCGCCCCGACGGCGAGATCCCCGAGTCCGACGACGAAGAAGGCGCCATCGCCGTCGTCGCTCGCGCCTACTAA
- a CDS encoding Gfo/Idh/MocA family protein, which translates to MEQPRPIRWGIAGTGQMASTFASDFEYADGAELVAVGSRSDLGAERFARQHSVPRPHGSYRALIEDPDVDVIYVATPHPQHFEVARAAIEAGKPVVIEKSFTATYSGAARLVELARERGVFLMEAMWTRFLPAVAYARDLVESGEIGTVQLVQADLGAYRAFDPSSRLFDPELGGGATLDVGVYVVAIAQLFLGAPARVRAVGTRYENGVDATVAITLEYDDGRAASLAASLESQTPGRAVVMASGGSIEFEPRFHHPDSIVVQHNAQQPQRLKFSNRGRGYAHEIMAVSDDLRAGRTESEIMPLDATLAEQQTLQQVLDALGIATAEDENVPV; encoded by the coding sequence ATGGAGCAGCCGCGACCGATCCGGTGGGGCATCGCCGGCACCGGCCAGATGGCCTCGACGTTCGCCTCGGACTTCGAATACGCCGACGGCGCCGAGCTTGTCGCGGTCGGCTCGCGCAGTGATCTCGGGGCCGAACGCTTCGCGCGTCAGCACTCGGTGCCGCGCCCGCACGGCAGCTATCGCGCACTGATCGAGGATCCAGACGTCGACGTCATCTACGTCGCGACGCCGCATCCGCAGCACTTCGAGGTCGCGCGGGCAGCGATCGAGGCCGGCAAGCCGGTAGTCATCGAGAAGTCGTTTACCGCGACGTACTCCGGCGCCGCTCGGCTCGTCGAGCTGGCGCGCGAACGCGGGGTGTTCTTAATGGAGGCGATGTGGACCCGCTTCCTGCCCGCCGTCGCCTATGCCCGGGACCTGGTCGAGAGCGGCGAGATCGGCACCGTCCAGCTGGTGCAGGCAGACCTCGGCGCCTACCGGGCGTTTGACCCGTCAAGCCGGCTGTTTGACCCGGAGCTCGGCGGCGGCGCCACCCTCGACGTGGGGGTGTATGTCGTTGCCATCGCGCAGCTGTTCCTCGGAGCGCCGGCCCGCGTCCGCGCGGTCGGCACCCGGTACGAGAACGGCGTCGATGCCACGGTCGCGATCACCCTGGAGTACGACGACGGCCGCGCCGCGTCGCTGGCGGCCTCGCTGGAGTCGCAGACTCCCGGCCGCGCTGTCGTGATGGCGTCCGGCGGGTCGATCGAGTTCGAGCCGCGTTTTCACCACCCCGACTCGATCGTCGTCCAGCACAACGCCCAGCAGCCGCAGCGGCTGAAGTTCAGCAACCGCGGACGCGGCTACGCGCACGAGATCATGGCCGTCAGCGATGATCTGCGCGCGGGTCGCACCGAGAGTGAGATCATGCCGCTGGATGCCACGCTCGCCGAGCAGCAGACGCTGCAGCAGGTGCTCGACGCGCTCGGCATCGCCACCGCAGAAGACGAGAACGTCCCCGTCTAG
- a CDS encoding HAD-IA family hydrolase gives MNTDIKAVLWDFGGVILSSPFEAFREYERERGLPGDFIRTVNTNDPDANAWARLERSELNHDEFDAAFAEESARLGHEVRGADVLALLAGEVRPEMVAALDRVIAAGYRTACLTNNVTKTDEVDPTANERADVAEVMSKFDVVVESSKVGVRKPEPGFYERACELLGVEPADCVFLDDLGINLKPAKAMGMRTIKVGEPGPAIAELGEILQIDLTGGY, from the coding sequence ATGAACACCGACATCAAGGCCGTCCTGTGGGACTTCGGCGGCGTGATCCTCTCGAGCCCGTTCGAGGCCTTCCGTGAGTACGAGCGCGAGCGCGGGCTGCCGGGCGACTTCATCCGCACGGTCAACACCAACGACCCGGATGCCAACGCGTGGGCCCGGCTCGAACGCTCCGAGCTCAACCATGACGAGTTCGATGCCGCGTTCGCCGAAGAGTCTGCGCGCCTGGGTCACGAGGTGCGCGGGGCCGACGTACTCGCCCTGCTCGCCGGCGAAGTGCGACCGGAGATGGTCGCCGCCCTGGACCGCGTGATCGCCGCCGGCTACCGCACCGCCTGCCTAACCAACAACGTCACCAAGACCGATGAGGTCGACCCAACGGCCAACGAGCGAGCGGACGTCGCCGAGGTGATGAGCAAGTTCGATGTCGTGGTCGAGTCCAGCAAGGTCGGCGTACGCAAGCCCGAGCCCGGCTTCTACGAGCGGGCGTGCGAGCTGCTCGGCGTCGAACCGGCCGACTGTGTCTTCCTGGACGATCTCGGCATCAACCTCAAGCCCGCCAAGGCGATGGGCATGCGCACGATCAAGGTCGGCGAGCCCGGACCGGCGATCGCCGAGCTGGGCGAGATCCTGCAGATCGACCTCACCGGGGGTTACTGA